CAACATAATCCTAGTAAAATATCTTATAAATGATGGGTTGTTAATTCCCAAAGTAATGACTTATAATAGCTAAATGTAGGTGGTGGTCCTAAAAGGAAGTCGAGAAATGTTTGATtaattgtttgtttacatATGGACATGGAATGGGAGGCATAACTATTCATCACTACACGTCAGCGATGGACGAGATTGGCATGTTTCGCTTTGGAATGAAAATTATCTGTATTCAATTATATTGTGCAAAGTCAGACGTATAATTCCAAATGTGAAGCATAAACAATTGGATTGGAGACgtgagatgagagagtgaggaCAGAAAAGGACCTATCAGTTTCGGAGATGGATGAAGACATTTCTACAGACGCCATGTCCCATTGGCCCCATGAATTCATGAgagtaagtaaccaaaattctaacaTAGTAAGGAACCTAAATTCTAATATAGTAAGGACTCTCGCCAACACATCTCAGTCCAAGGACCTCTCTATCCTCCCATGTTCAGCTCATTGTCTCTAATTTTTGCCGCCTTATCATCAGCTCTCATACTTGGCGAAGAGATCAGAATCGGAAGGTGCGAGTTTTATACTTTGCTAAGTATTTACTGTATGTATATTTCTTATATTATGCTGCAAATATCAATCCAAACTTAATCATTTACTTTGCACTCGAGTTTCTGCAGTTTGctggaaaaaaacaaaattggcaAACAAAGTCAaaggcttttaaaaaaaaaaaaattcattatgtACTTCAAAGTTAATTGACTGTATCTTGCTTAACTGGCGTGAAAGAACCCCACAGACAGAGAAAGGACCTTTCACGCCATGCCCCATTGCCCCCACGGACCCATGAGGGGTTGGTTTAACTAGGCGTGCAAGTTGCCATCAGCTTTTGGCCATGGCGTCAGGTGTGTGACATTTAGAGACTCATCgcaacaaaacaaatgggTTGGCGGCAGAAAGTTGAGAATGAGTTACATTTTGATAtgataaaaaccaaaatgttTTGCGAAAAGTAAGGGGAAGCTTGGGCTAGTACGATGGCGCGTCGAAGCCCATGCAATTTGGGCAACGTTAAATCTCTGATCCGATCCATGAATGACTCATTCACTGACACTGTGTGCTTTTAAATTCTTCACATGAATTTTCCATTGGCACCCGCCTATATTCACAAGAAGCAGGCTCGCATGCATTCATGTCTTTCAATGGCTGAATAATGCTACTACAAATTCAAGCTAGCTACTTAATTTCTTCATGCAAAGCATTGTGTTGCGTTTTGCAGGCAGGAGCCATGGATGTCACCGAGGAACATaacaagaagagagaaaacaaagagaagcaGAGGTGGAGAAACAGAGTCAGCCTCTCAGCCAGCTTGCCTGATGATGTTTGTGGTGTTTTTGCAGGTAGCGAATGCTTGGTCAAGTACAGCACAGACCCAATTTTTGATATGAGGGAATCAATACTAGGGATGATCCGGTACGAGGGTGTTTGTGATTGGAATGATATGAAAGAGTTAGTTTACTGTTATGTTGCTCTTAACCCACCAGAGGTTCATGAAATTGTTAGGGAAGCTTTTCTCAGTTTATGTTctaattaaatttgttttctgaaaGCAAGATACAGTCTGAACAACCTTTGAAGTACAAcatgattgaaaaaaaaaagccttcGACTTTGTTTAGAACTAGTTCTTTGCTTACTGTGATGTGAACTTTTTCTGGGAAATGGCTTTCCTCACAACCATCTTCAACATTAGCAGTGCAATCAGCACCCGGGTGACAGTTGCAACCCTGTGGCTGCGGGCAGCTCATCATTTGTTTTCGCTACTCCCGGAGCT
The Prunus dulcis chromosome 2, ALMONDv2, whole genome shotgun sequence DNA segment above includes these coding regions:
- the LOC117618470 gene encoding transcription repressor OFP2-like; the protein is MARRSPCNLGNVKSLIRSMNDSFTDTAGAMDVTEEHNKKRENKEKQRWRNRVSLSASLPDDVCGVFAGSECLVKYSTDPIFDMRESILGMIRYEGVCDWNDMKELVYCYVALNPPEVHEIVREAFLSLCSN